TTGCGTCAGCTCGCCGCCGGCGCCCCCCCGGCCAGCCGCCCGGCCCTCGAGCCGTCGGACTGGGCGGCCGTCCGCGCCATCTGCAAGAAAACAGGCAGTTCCGGGTAGCCGGCCCCGGCTCGAATTCCGGCGCGGACCGCTAGAGGGGCCGGCGTCTGTCCCCATCTACGACACCGGGAGTGTCACCGGTGTCAACGTGTGAGGCCGTGACGTCGGGTCCCTGACCTTCTCCCATCACGGGAGAATTGGTAAGTCCTCGTCCTTTTGGAAAAAGTCGTTCGATCCGGACCCGCCCGGACCTTGGTATCCGCCTTGCTGCCTTAGGGCGGCCATGTGGCTCAAAGCTCGACGCCCGAACACGCCGCACCTCCGGGGCAACCTCAACGCCTTCATGGACGAAGGCTCGGAGTTCGAGGGCCACTACAGCTGTAGTGGGACCGTGATGTTCAGCGGCAAGCTCCGCGGCGAGATCGATTCCAGCGACACGCTCATCGTCGGTGAGCGCGGCAGGATCCAGGGGACCGTCCGCGCGGGCTCGGTGATCGTGCACGGGGAGATCGCGGGCAACGTGATCGCGACCGACCGGGTCGAGCTCAAGGCGACCGCGCGCGTCACGGGGGACATCGAGGCGGCGGTCGTGGTGATCGAGGAGGGCGTCTTCCTCGAGGGGCACTGCCGCATGACGCGGCCCCGCCCCGCAATCGAGCCGACGAAGGTGTCGGTGGTGGCGCTTCAGTCATGAACTGGTACGTCGCGCGCAAGAGTCGCGGGCGGCTGTTCCATCACCTGCTGTTCATGCGGGCGGATGGCGGCCGCACTCGCACCCTGCACGTCCCCCGCGTGGCGACCTGCGTGGTGGCGGCGGTCATCTCGGCGGCGACGGGGGCCCTCGGCATGGCCACCGCCGAGTACCTTACGCTCAAGACCCAGGCGATGACGCTGGCCGCCGCGCACCGGGAAGCGGCCGAGCAGCGCGCGCTGGTGGATTCCTTCCAGAAGCGTATCGGCGAGGTCCGCAAGGAGATCGCCACGTGGAAGGAGATCCATGCGCGGATGGCGGAGCCCTTCGGGCCCGACGGCGGCACGCCGCGTCCCGGCGGGGCCCTCGGGACCACCACCTCCGGCATGGGGGGGGGCACCGGCCCGCTGCACACGGATCCGGAGAGCGACAAGCCGCAGGTCTACGAGGAGGTCGAGGCCCTCGCGGCCAGCGTGCTGGAGGAGGGTCCGAAGGTGCGCGCGCTCGAGCGGGTCATCACCTCCGCGGGCAAGGCCATCCAGGCGATGCCGTCGCGCTGGCCGGTGCGCGGCGCGGTGAACTCGGAGTTCGGCCGCCGCAAGTCGCCGTGGGGCGAGGCGATCGAGCACCACAGCGGGCTCGACATCGCCGCGCAGATGGGCACGCCGGTCAAGGCGCCGGCCAGCGCCACCGTGGTGTTCGCGGGGCCGGGCGGTGAGTACGGCAACTGCGTGATCCTCGACCACGGCAACGAGCTCAAGTCCCTCTACGGCCACCTCTCGAAGATTCAGGTGCGCCAGGGACAGCGTGTCGAGCGCGGTACCATCATCGCGCTCACCGGCAACACCGGCCGCAGCAGCGGTCCGCACCTCCACTACGAGGTGCACGTGAAGGGGCAGCCGGTGAATCCGCGCGCCTTCCTCTGGAACACGCCCGACCGCAGCTAGTCCGGCTCGCGCGGCTCGCCGCGCTGCTTCCCCTCGAGCTCCGCCCAGCGCGCATAAAGCGCGTCGACCTGCGCGCGCGCCGCCTCCACCGCGGCGTAGCGCGCGGCGAGGGCGGCGGAGTCCGATGCGACCCCGGGATCCTCCAGCGCGTCGCGGCTCGACGCGAGCGCCGCCTCGGCGGTCTCGATCGCCGCTTCCATCCCCTCCCACTCCCGACGCTCGGTGTAGCTGAGGCGCTTGACCCCCTGCGCCTCACGGGGGGCGGCGGCCCGGGCGGGGCTCGCCGCCGCGCCCGCCGGACGCGCGGCCTCGCGCCGCGCCACCTCCCACTGGGCGGTGTCGGCGAACCACTCCGCGCCGCCCGCGCCGTCGAGAGCAAGGATCGCGGTGGCGGCGCGGTCCAGCAGGAAGCGGTCGTGCGTGACCAGCACGACCGCGCCCGGGAACTCCGCCAGGCTCTCCTCCAGGACCTCGAGGGTCGGGATGTCCAGATCGTTGGTGGGCTCGTCGAGGAGCAGGAGATCGGCGGGCTCCAGCATGAGGCGGGCGAGGTGCACGCGCGCCCGCTCTCCGCCCGAGAGCCGTGACACGGGCAGGGCCAGCTGCTCCGGGCGGAAGAGGAAGCGCTTGGCCCAGGCGGCGACGTGCAGCGCGCGGCCCTGATAGATGACGCTGTCGCTCTCCGGCGCCAGCGCGCGGCGGAGCGGCGCGCTCTCGTCGAGCCCGGCCCGGTGCTGGTCGAAGTGGGCGATGCGCAGGCCCGCGGCGCGCTCGACCTCGCCCGCGTCGGGCGCAAGCGTGCCGTCGAGCAGGCGCAGTACCGTGGTCTTGCCGCTGCCGTTGGGCCCGATCAGGCCCACGCGGGTGCCCGGGCCGAGGACGAGGTCGAGCTCCCGCAGGATGAGCCGCCCGCCGCGCGAGACGGCGAGCCCGCGCGCCACCAGGAGGCGTCGGGTCTGGCGCCCCGACGCCGCGAAGTCGATGTCGGCGCGGGCGCTCGCGGCGCGCCCCCGCGCGGCGGCCAGCTCGTCCATCAGCCGCCCGGCTTCGTTGATCCGCGCCTGCTGCTTGGTCGAGCGCGCCTTGGCGCCCTGTCGGAGCCACTCGATCTCGCGGCGC
The Candidatus Methylomirabilota bacterium genome window above contains:
- a CDS encoding polymer-forming cytoskeletal protein, which encodes MWLKARRPNTPHLRGNLNAFMDEGSEFEGHYSCSGTVMFSGKLRGEIDSSDTLIVGERGRIQGTVRAGSVIVHGEIAGNVIATDRVELKATARVTGDIEAAVVVIEEGVFLEGHCRMTRPRPAIEPTKVSVVALQS
- a CDS encoding M23 family metallopeptidase encodes the protein MNWYVARKSRGRLFHHLLFMRADGGRTRTLHVPRVATCVVAAVISAATGALGMATAEYLTLKTQAMTLAAAHREAAEQRALVDSFQKRIGEVRKEIATWKEIHARMAEPFGPDGGTPRPGGALGTTTSGMGGGTGPLHTDPESDKPQVYEEVEALAASVLEEGPKVRALERVITSAGKAIQAMPSRWPVRGAVNSEFGRRKSPWGEAIEHHSGLDIAAQMGTPVKAPASATVVFAGPGGEYGNCVILDHGNELKSLYGHLSKIQVRQGQRVERGTIIALTGNTGRSSGPHLHYEVHVKGQPVNPRAFLWNTPDRS
- a CDS encoding ABC-F family ATP-binding cassette domain-containing protein, with translation MTPATLLSVQGVAKAYGAAPLFEDLSLTLVEGDRVGLVGPNGSGKTTLLRLLAGLETPDAGARSLRRQARLGYVPQEPTFVPGVSVENVVAASVRESSDPAAVDPAAAALRVSMALSRAAFTEPRARVDDLSGGWRKRLAIVRELARRPDVLLLDEPTNHLDVDGILWLEEALREGATCYLTVSHDRWFLERVAERMIELSRAHPSGLFQVAGRYSDFLVARDEALRADAAYQETLANRVRREIEWLRQGAKARSTKQQARINEAGRLMDELAAARGRAASARADIDFAASGRQTRRLLVARGLAVSRGGRLILRELDLVLGPGTRVGLIGPNGSGKTTVLRLLDGTLAPDAGEVERAAGLRIAHFDQHRAGLDESAPLRRALAPESDSVIYQGRALHVAAWAKRFLFRPEQLALPVSRLSGGERARVHLARLMLEPADLLLLDEPTNDLDIPTLEVLEESLAEFPGAVVLVTHDRFLLDRAATAILALDGAGGAEWFADTAQWEVARREAARPAGAAASPARAAAPREAQGVKRLSYTERREWEGMEAAIETAEAALASSRDALEDPGVASDSAALAARYAAVEAARAQVDALYARWAELEGKQRGEPREPD